A stretch of DNA from Rhizobium sp. EC-SD404:
ATGGTTTCACCATGGATGAGAAGGGCGAGAAGATGTCGAAGTCCAAGGGCAATACCGTTACCCCGCAAGAGGTGATGAGCCAGTCGGGCGCCGACATACTCCGGCTTTGGGTGATGACGACGGATTACGGCGAGGACCAGCGTCTCGGCAAGGCGATCATCCAGACCAACATCGACGCCTACCGCAAGCTGCGCAATTCCATCCGCTGGATGCTCGGCACGCTCGCCCACGACGAGGGCGAGGATGTTGCGCTGCATGACATGCCCGAACTGGAGCGGCTGATGCTGCACCGGTTGACGGAGCTCGATCGTGTGGTGCGCAAGGGCTACGACGATTTCGACTTCAAACGCATCTCGCGCGCCCTGATCGACTTCGCCAATGTGGAGCTGTCGGCGTTCTATTTCGACATTCGCAAGGACGCGCTTTACTGCGACGCACCCTCGAGCCTGCGCCGCAAGGCGTCCTTGCACGTCATTCGGCAGATATTCGATTGCCTGGTGACCTGGATGGCGCCGATGCTGCCTTTCACGATGGAAGAAGCATGGCTGTCGCGCGATCCGTCCAAGGTCTCGGTGCATCTGGAGCAGTTCCCGCGGCTTGCCGTCGACTGGGAAAACGAGGTGCTCGCCGCCAAGTGGAAGAAGATCCGCACCGTGCGCCGCGTCGTCACCGGCGCGCTGGAAGTGGAGCGTCGCGAAAAGCGCATAGGCTCTTCGCTCGAAGCCGCGCCTGTCGTTTATGTCGACGATCCGGCGCTCTTGAACGCGCTCGACGGGCTCGATTTCTCCGAAATCTGCATCACGTCCGGCATCGAGCTCGTGTCCGGCAAGGGACCGGATGACGCGTTCCGCCTGGATGATGTGGGCAGCGTCGCGGTCGTGCCGCGCGAGGCGAGCGGCAGGAAATGCGCGCGCTCGTGGCGCATCACCGACGATGTCGGTTCCGATCCCGCCTATCCAGATGTGTCGGCACGCGATGCGGCGGCGCTCAAGGAACTGGCGGAACTCGGCCGCCTTTAGGGGCGGTCGGATTGCTCAAGCATGAACTATTCGCTATGACCGTGCCCGGAAATGGCCGGATTCTTGACGCATGGGCGAGCTTTACGTTTCACGGCCGATAAGGCGGGGAAAGATCCTGATGACAATGGGAATGCATGTGCGACTGGCCATGAGGGCCGCGATGCTGGGCGGTGTGGCGATGACGCTTTCCGGCTGTCTCGGCAGCCCGACATACGGCACCGGTACAGATGCGACCACGCAGCTTCTCAACGACATCGGCGACGTGGCGTCCATTCGCCCCCAGCAGGGTGGTGACATTGCCTATCAGCCACGGCCTGACCTTGTTCAACCAACCGATACGTCGGCGCTGCCCGCGCCGCAGACTGCGTTGGCACGGACGGAAGCGTGGCCTGAATCGCCTGAGGAAACCCGGGCCCGCCTGCGTGCCGAGGCCGATCTTTCGGGCGGAACCGGCAGCTTCAGCTCGCCGCTCGCCCAGCGCGAAGCCGGCGGTGGGGCAGGGCGCGAGGCGCCCAATCCTCGCCGTGGTCCCGTTGGCGGTCCGATCGGGCTCCCAAGCGGCGTTTCCGGTGCCGAAGCACAGGCCGATTACCGCGCCCGTCAGGAGATCGCCCGTGCAGCCGATCCCACGACGCGCAACTTCCTGTCGGAGCCGCCGCTCGAATATCGCCAGCCGGTAGCGACCGCTCCGGTGGGTGACATGGGCGAATCGGAGCGGACCAAGGAACGCCGGCGCATGCAGGAAGCGACGCGCGGACAGTCGCTGCGCCAGAAGTGGCTGCCGTTTTAACGAACTACGGCAAGCTATCGCTTGAGCGCGAAGAACTCTTTCAGGATGCGCGCAGCCCCGGCTTCGCCGATCCCGGCATAGACGTCCGGCGCGTGGTGGCAGGTCGGCTGGTCGAAGAAGCGGCCGCCGCTGATCACGGCACCACCTTTCGGGTCTGAAGCGCCGAAATAGAGCCGCCTGATGCGCGCGAAGGAAATCGCCGCTGCGCACATGGCGCAAGGTTCGAGCGTCACGTAGAGGTCGCAGTCTGAAAGCCGTTCGCTGTCGAGGACGCGGGCTGCGGCGCGAATGGCGGCGATCTCGGCATGGGCCGTCACGTCGCGCAACTCGCGCGTGCGATTGCCTTCCGCAGCGACGATGGTGCCTCCAAGCACGATAACGGCGCCGACCGGCACTTCGCCGCGCAGACCGGCCGCTTCCGCAGCGGCCAGCGCGTGGTCCATGAATGTCGGGCGCTCTTGTTCAGCCATTTTTCTCTTAATCCAGATCGGGCAACCTGATAGGAAAGCGCCCGACAAAAGGCAAATCTCACAATGAGCTTCAAAGACAAGCCCAAGGGCAAGGGCGGTGCCGCCCCCCGTTCGAAACCGCCGGTTCGCGACAAGAAAACCAAGCCGGCATCGGCAACCGTGGCCGAGTCGGGTGCAGCGGCTGCGCCGTCCGAACCCGAGCGCATTTCCAAGCTTCTCGCCCGCGCCGGCATCGCCTCGCGTCGTGATGTGGAACGCATGATCGCCGAAGGCCGCGTGACATTGAACGGCAAGGTGCTCGATACGCCGGCCATCAACGCCACGTTTGCCGATGCGATCGAAGTCGATGGCGAAGCCGTCACCGGCATCGAGCGCACACGGCTCTGGCTCTACCACAAACCCGCCGGTCTCGTGACGACCAATCGCGATCCCGAAGGCCGGCCGACTGTTTTCGAACGGCTGCCGAAGGCGCTCCCGCGGGTCATGTCCATCGGGCGTCTCGACATCAACACCGAAGGCCTGCTGCTTCTGTCGAATGACGGGGGTCTCGCGCGCGTCCTGGAATTGCCGACGACAGGCTGGCTGCGCCGCTACCGCGTGCGCGCCCATGGCGACATCAGCCAGGAAAAGCTCGACACGCTGAAAGACGGCATCGCCGTGGAAGGCGTGCTCTATGGCGGCATCGAAGCGACGCTCGACCGTCAGCAGGGGTCGAATGTCTGGATCACGATGGGTCTCCGCGAGGGCAAGAACCGCGAGATCAAGAACGTGCTTGGCGCGCTTGGCCTCGACGTCAACCGCCTGATCCGCATCTCCTATGGCCCGTTCCAGCTTCAGGATCTGCCGGAAGGCCAGGTGGTGGAAGTGCGTGGCCGCATGCTGCGCGATCAGCTCGGACCGCGCCTCATCGAAGAAGCCGGCGCCGATTTCGATGCGCCCATTCTGCACCAGACCGATGGTGCCGAAGAGGCCGACGACAGCAAGCAGAAATCAGGCGCGAAACCGAAGCCATTCGGCGAAAAGCCGGCGGAACGCAACGAGCGACTCCGTGGCCGTCTCGACACCAAGCGAGAGGAAACCGGGCGCGGCGCCAAGGAAGGCGGCTGGAGCAAAGACGGACCACGCGCCAAGGATGGTCCCCGCAGCAAGGACGGCTCCCGCAGCAAGGACGGCCCACGGGGCAAGGATGCTGCCGGCAAGGACGGTCCGCGCAAGCCGGTGACACCGCAGGTGCGTCGATCGAGCAATGTCTGGATCGCGCCCGGTGCGCGGCCGATGGGCCCGAAGCGCGCGGCCGAGAAGGAAGATGCCGACCGTCGTCAGGCTGAGCGCGATGCCAAGCGGGAAACGCGTGGAGATCGGGCAGGCGCTCGCCCCCGTCGCGAAAGCGGCGATGCGAATGCGCGTCCCGCTGGGAGCAGGGACGGCGCCCGTTCGCCGCGTCGCGACCAAGGCGAGGGACGCGATGCTGCCCGTCCGGCGCGAGGCGGCAAGCCGGCATTCGCTGGATCCGATCGCGCTCGAAGCGATGCGCCGCGCGACGGCGAGCGTCCGCGCAGGGACGAACGTCCGCGTCGCCCGGATCGTCCGGAAGGATCGGGCGCTGCCAGAGGCCCTGGCGCCAGAGGCGCAGGCACCCGTACGGAAGGCAGCAGGCCGCCATCGAGCGGCGAAGATCGGCCGAGAAGCCAGGGGCGTCCCGCTCCGGCCGGTGCATCGGAAAGACCAGCCGGTCGCGGTCCGCGTCCTACAGGT
This window harbors:
- a CDS encoding nucleoside deaminase, which produces MAEQERPTFMDHALAAAEAAGLRGEVPVGAVIVLGGTIVAAEGNRTRELRDVTAHAEIAAIRAAARVLDSERLSDCDLYVTLEPCAMCAAAISFARIRRLYFGASDPKGGAVISGGRFFDQPTCHHAPDVYAGIGEAGAARILKEFFALKR
- a CDS encoding pseudouridine synthase; translated protein: MSFKDKPKGKGGAAPRSKPPVRDKKTKPASATVAESGAAAAPSEPERISKLLARAGIASRRDVERMIAEGRVTLNGKVLDTPAINATFADAIEVDGEAVTGIERTRLWLYHKPAGLVTTNRDPEGRPTVFERLPKALPRVMSIGRLDINTEGLLLLSNDGGLARVLELPTTGWLRRYRVRAHGDISQEKLDTLKDGIAVEGVLYGGIEATLDRQQGSNVWITMGLREGKNREIKNVLGALGLDVNRLIRISYGPFQLQDLPEGQVVEVRGRMLRDQLGPRLIEEAGADFDAPILHQTDGAEEADDSKQKSGAKPKPFGEKPAERNERLRGRLDTKREETGRGAKEGGWSKDGPRAKDGPRSKDGSRSKDGPRGKDAAGKDGPRKPVTPQVRRSSNVWIAPGARPMGPKRAAEKEDADRRQAERDAKRETRGDRAGARPRRESGDANARPAGSRDGARSPRRDQGEGRDAARPARGGKPAFAGSDRARSDAPRDGERPRRDERPRRPDRPEGSGAARGPGARGAGTRTEGSRPPSSGEDRPRSQGRPAPAGASERPAGRGPRPTGGPGKPAGAGRSFGDKPGAGARPSGGRPAGAGKPRDAKPRDGKPSGGKPRDGKPGGGPRGAGGSKGPGNADRRR